The Acinetobacter pittii genome contains a region encoding:
- a CDS encoding DMT family transporter has product MNNLIIGTLFALCAAALNASIGVISKLLMHSGLNPQDIAFLKTIIAFFFLSVFLFKFPVSQKIAYISSTTSKLSVFTQIAICAFLGIFSLFFFETIAYNHGAAANVVVVLMASAAISALFFGRFILKESIYIHSLIGTLLAVAGISIISWKGENSLLMLINASVAGTGYGLFSVLVKKFKLNGGLFLTKYLLLFGSVYLAVPFLINFHSINFNSDIVLGLIGLAVLPTILGFFCTTKALSYMSAAKVQVTELSEPIFAALMAWVFIHEQPTLSFLYGAIFIILGIFLMNTAPKH; this is encoded by the coding sequence GTGAATAATTTAATTATTGGAACCCTATTTGCACTTTGTGCAGCGGCTTTAAATGCCTCTATTGGCGTGATTAGCAAATTACTCATGCACAGCGGTTTAAACCCACAAGATATTGCCTTTTTAAAAACCATTATCGCCTTTTTCTTTTTAAGTGTTTTTTTATTTAAATTCCCTGTTAGCCAAAAGATTGCATACATTAGCAGCACGACAAGTAAACTCAGCGTTTTTACTCAAATTGCTATCTGTGCTTTTTTAGGGATTTTCTCTTTATTCTTTTTCGAAACCATTGCCTACAACCACGGTGCCGCCGCCAATGTGGTGGTGGTCCTCATGGCTTCGGCTGCCATCTCCGCCCTATTTTTTGGTCGATTCATTTTAAAAGAAAGCATCTACATTCATTCGCTTATTGGAACATTATTGGCTGTCGCGGGGATTAGTATCATTTCATGGAAAGGTGAAAATAGCCTTTTAATGCTGATCAATGCTTCTGTTGCCGGCACGGGTTATGGCCTATTTTCGGTTTTAGTGAAAAAGTTCAAATTAAACGGCGGGCTGTTTCTTACCAAATATTTATTGTTATTTGGCAGTGTTTATCTTGCCGTTCCGTTTTTAATTAATTTTCACAGTATTAATTTTAATAGTGACATTGTTTTAGGCTTGATTGGTTTAGCTGTTCTACCAACCATCCTCGGCTTTTTCTGTACAACCAAAGCGTTGTCTTATATGAGTGCCGCAAAGGTACAAGTGACTGAACTTTCTGAACCGATTTTTGCAGCGCTTATGGCTTGGGTTTTCATTCATGAACAGCCGACTTTATCGTTTTTATATGGCGCGATTTTTATTATTTTAGGCATCTTTTTAATGAACACGGCGCCTAAACATTGA